A section of the Leptospira kobayashii genome encodes:
- a CDS encoding alpha-E domain-containing protein: MLSRVAESVFWMNRYIERAENYARFIDVNHQLSLDLNEDFPNQWMPLVYTTGDAEVFEKKYESPTPASVIQFMTFDDENPSSIYNCVQRARENARSIRENISTPMWEVLNEFYLFIKDYRKQYLENPESRGEGLSLGLSEFLSYVRKSCQTFYGTSDSTISHDEVWSFSLLGRFLERADKTTRILDMKYFILLPSIQDVGSTLDLLQWMSLLKSTSAHEMYNRKYKKVHPIEIAEFLILDPAFPRSIVFCLHEIEESLEKVSGNKEGLPRNLAQDAVTTYLNRLRSENVHSIFDKGLHEYLDDIQIELNRIGAKILERFFKS; encoded by the coding sequence ATGTTAAGTCGCGTAGCCGAATCCGTATTCTGGATGAATCGTTATATAGAGAGAGCGGAAAACTATGCTCGATTTATAGATGTAAATCATCAACTGTCACTTGATTTGAATGAGGATTTTCCCAATCAGTGGATGCCTTTGGTTTATACTACCGGTGATGCGGAGGTGTTCGAAAAAAAATACGAATCACCGACACCAGCAAGCGTCATTCAGTTTATGACTTTTGACGATGAGAATCCAAGTTCCATTTACAACTGCGTGCAAAGAGCGCGCGAGAACGCAAGAAGCATTCGTGAAAATATTTCCACTCCGATGTGGGAAGTTTTGAATGAATTCTATTTATTCATCAAAGACTATCGCAAACAGTATTTGGAAAATCCCGAGAGCAGGGGAGAAGGACTTTCTTTGGGACTTTCCGAATTTTTAAGTTATGTGAGAAAAAGTTGCCAAACTTTTTACGGAACTTCGGATTCCACGATTTCCCATGATGAAGTTTGGAGTTTTTCTCTGCTGGGGAGATTTTTGGAAAGGGCGGATAAGACGACCAGGATTTTGGATATGAAGTATTTCATATTACTTCCTTCCATTCAGGATGTAGGTTCCACCTTAGATCTGTTACAGTGGATGTCATTACTCAAATCCACGTCCGCACATGAAATGTACAATCGTAAGTACAAAAAAGTGCATCCTATTGAAATTGCCGAATTTTTGATTTTAGATCCTGCATTTCCAAGATCCATAGTGTTCTGTTTGCATGAGATAGAAGAGAGTTTGGAAAAGGTTTCCGGAAACAAGGAAGGATTGCCCCGTAACTTGGCACAAGATGCGGTGACTACTTATTTGAACCGATTGAGATCGGAAAATGTACATTCCATTTTTGATAAAGGGTTACATGAGTATTTGGATGATATCCAAATCGAATTGAATCGTATCGGAGCGAAAATCTTAGAGAGATTTTTCAAAAGCTAA